A single window of Cytobacillus luteolus DNA harbors:
- a CDS encoding Asp23/Gls24 family envelope stress response protein, whose protein sequence is MSIELKTKFGQIDISNEVIATIAGGAAVDCYGIVGMASKNQIRDGISEILRKENFTRGVLIRQENEEVHIDMYIIVSYGTKISEVAHNVQTKVKYTLDQTVGLAVDSVNIFVQGVRVTNP, encoded by the coding sequence ATGTCGATCGAATTAAAAACGAAATTCGGACAAATTGATATATCGAACGAAGTGATCGCTACGATTGCTGGTGGAGCTGCTGTTGATTGTTACGGAATCGTTGGTATGGCATCAAAGAATCAAATCCGAGACGGAATTTCAGAAATACTTAGAAAAGAGAATTTCACACGTGGAGTTCTTATTCGTCAAGAAAATGAAGAAGTACATATTGATATGTATATAATCGTAAGCTATGGTACAAAGATTTCTGAAGTGGCTCATAATGTTCAAACAAAGGTTAAGTACACACTTGATCAAACCGTTGGACTTGCTGTAGATTCAGTAAATATTTTCGTACAAGGAGTTCGTGTAACGAACCCGTAA